Proteins from a genomic interval of Helicoverpa armigera isolate CAAS_96S chromosome 9, ASM3070526v1, whole genome shotgun sequence:
- the LOC110372592 gene encoding pre-piRNA 3'-exonuclease trimmer: MEITRNNFLDELDTIKRDLAKSCFVGFDAEFTALLSTECFKHRLFDTSEERYDKLKTKVSNMIMTQVGLTMFQYNRDLDSYTATGYTFHLCPQVFGDIDQSFIFQASTLNFLCKHNFDFNKFTYEGLPYLSQEEEARVRQSLKDKSLFNDLSRMLTMEEEKQLQQYQSQVSKWLKRSQEETLYLDVENPVLRYITHIEIRMSFPEVLTTDSLGNSKKILIYRDKDVEGAHSAPIAILEDNLMSHLLGFSQIISLLSESQKPIVGHNIFLDTVLLHNQFIGPLPNRYKDFKNNIHTMFPNVYDTKYISHEMSMKLSYHEVWKSNALQDLYEFFSEGKCKKLQNGVNLIKLSRPFNVKQSYHEAGWDSYCTGYCFIRLGHWTACENRGSYRPVGPVETLSALAPYCNKVNIIRGAVQYMNLAEDDPPRHRPGLLHLKALAKRNINVAEVASELATFGSLDIKPYGSRTALIAASSRHTAQVILKQYKNSKVYRIAPYSVYRHSTAGRMAIWSGALITGSLVLYLLHRKLK, encoded by the exons ATGGAGATAACAAGGAATAACTTTCTAGATGAACTAGATACAATAAAAAGAGATTTAGCTAAGTCTTGTTTTGTTGGTTTCGATGCTGAATTTACAGCTCTTTTATCAACAGAATGCTTTAAACACAG atTATTCGACACAAGTGAAGAACGGTATGACAAATTAAAGACCAAAGTGAGCAACATGATAATGACGCAAGTTGGCCTCACCATGTTCCAGTATAACAGAGACTTGGACTCGTACACGGCTACCGGCTACACATTCCATCTGTGCCCGCAAGTCTTTGGGGATATTGACCAGTCGTTCATATTTCAAGCATCAACACTGAATTTTCTGtgtaaacataattttgattttaataag TTCACATATGAAGGCCTGCCGTACTTAAGTCAAGAGGAGGAAGCCCGAGTGAGGCAGAGCCTCAAGGATAAATCCCTGTTCAATGACCTCTCCAGAATGCTGACGATGGAGGAAGAGAAACAACTGCAGCAGTACCAATCTCAAGTTTCcaa ATGGTTGAAAAGAAGTCAAGAAGAGACTTTATACCTGGACGTGGAAAACCCAGTACTACGATACATAACCCACATTGAGATCAGGATGAGTTTCCCCGAGGTCCTCACTACCGATAGCTTAGGTAATAGTAAGAAG ATATTGATATACCGAGATAAAGACGTAGAAGGTGCACACAGCGCTCCGATAGCAATACTAGAAGACAACCTCATGAGCCACCTGCTAGGATTCTCTCAAATCATTTCACTACTTTCCGAATCACAGAAACCTATTGTAGGACACAATATATTCCTAGACACTGTATTATTACACAATCAATTCATTGGGCCACTCCCAAACAGATATAAagactttaaaaataacattcataCAATGTTCCCCAATGTATATGATACTAAGTACATATCACACGAAATGTCTATGAAGCTCAGCTACCATGAGGTGTGGAAATCAAACGCATTACAAGA TTTATACGAGTTCTTCTCGGAGGGAAAATGTAAGAAGTTACAGAACGGAGTGAATTTAATCAAACTGAGCAGACCTTTCAATGTGAAGCAGTCTTATCATGAAGCTGGCTGGGACTCCTATTGTACGG GGTACTGTTTCATCCGCCTGGGGCACTGGACAGCGTGTGAGAACCGCGGCAGCTACCGCCCCGTGGGACCCGTCGAGACGTTATCTGCGCTCGCACCTTACTGCAACAAGGTTAACATTATTCGCGGCGCTGTGCAGTATATG aatttagcgGAAGACGATCCGCCGCGTCATCGACCGGGGTTATTGCATTTGAAGGCTCTTGCAAAGAGAAATATTAATGTGGCAGAG GTGGCGTCTGAACTAGCGACCTTCGGATCTTTAGACATTAAGCCTTATGGTAGCAGGACTGCTCTCATAGCTGCTAGCAGTCGGCATAC TGCTCAAGTAATCCTGAAGCAGTATAAGAACAGCAAAGTGTACAGGATAGCTCCGTACAGCGTGTACCGACACTCCACGGCCGGGAGGATGGCTATATG GAGTGGAGCCCTAATAACTGGCAGCTTGGTGCTATACTTACTCCACAGAAAACttaaatag